Below is a window of Halococcus salifodinae DSM 8989 DNA.
GATCTGGTCGAGTGCCTTACACAACGTAGACGGGGCAGGGAGATCGGCCGCGTCGAGGCCGATCTCCCGGATTATTTGTGGCATCTCCTTCAACAAGTCGATGGTCATGCGGTAGGANTCGGCCGCGTCGAGGCCGATCTCCCGGATTATTTGTGGCATCTCCTTCAACAAGTCGATGGTCATGCGGTAGGACGTATCGAGGTAAATTCGGAGACAGTGGAGGGAAACGAAGGCGTAATCAGCGAATCCGCCGCCGATCGGGGCGGCGGATTCGTCTCCATCGCCGGTAACTCTTTGAGCTATGACTACGCATCGCTCGGTGAAGCGGGAGATTTGCGTCATGATCAACTCAAGTCTCTCGCTTCAACGCCTTTGATTTAGCGACCCATCCTGCCGCCGTCTAGTGATTCAACACAGCCCATTATCCATTAACCGACTGTTTCTAACTCATTGTCTTCCTTGTTAAACCAATGAAGTGGACAGGTGTACTCATTGTGAACGAGTTCTTCCTCGACGATCTCAAGACCGAGTGCGGTGAGGTCACGACCAATACGGCTAAGGTCGTCGCCATTGCGCCCGATAGCAACAACGTGGATGT
It encodes the following:
- a CDS encoding IS5/IS1182 family transposase — translated: MTQISRFTERCVVIAQRVTGDGDESAAPIGGGFADYAFVSLHCLRIYLDTSYRMTIDLLKEMPQIIREIGLDAAXSYRMTIDLLKEMPQIIREIGLDAADLPAPSTLCKALDQIEMSLCRVLLRQSAQLHDPSEHAALDATFYERDRASRHYCHRTNYHVQTLKVTKLVDTESQAILDIHCSTTLEGSDADLCEQIARRNAGDLRTLAADKGYDKNALRER